The Canis lupus familiaris isolate Mischka breed German Shepherd chromosome 1, alternate assembly UU_Cfam_GSD_1.0, whole genome shotgun sequence DNA window TTTCTATACCACCTCTCCTTCTTCTTTGGATGCTCCCATCTCTTTGATGTTTTCTTACCAGCTGCCAGTCCACCTAGCCATTAAACGGTTCTGACCTTGTGGACTTGGATATGAATGAGGACAAGGATCCACTTGGCATCTTTGGCCACTTTCGCGTCAGCAAACCGAGTACAGTGTCCAAGAAGAAACCCTTGCATTAGGAAGACTTCTTAGAAGATTGTGATAATCCCCACTTCCTGGTGTTCTCGGCCTTGTGTGATCACCCGTCCCCTGAACAGAGGCTGGACTGAGTGATTTGCCTCTGGTGAATAGAGGAAAGGACAGGGGGTGTCCTTCCTGTTATTCCTGTTACAAAAGATTGTCACTTCTGCCTTGTTTGCAGACTCTCTCCTTGTTTGATGAAGTAAGCTGCCATGTTGGAGAAGCCCACGTGACAAGGAACCAGCCAACTCCATCCATGGGCCAGCAAGGTACAGAGGATCTCAGGCCAACAGGTTTTGAGGAACTGCATCCTGCCAACAACTGTGTGAGTGAGTACAGACCTAAGTCCTtgcccagtcaagccttcagatgagaatGTAGCTCCAGCTGATGCCTTAACTGCAGCCTTGAAACAGAAAATCCCCCAAAATTCTGACCAACAAAAACTGAGATAATAAGAATGTTTTTGCTTGCTTATTCTTAgatacttgtttattcatgagagacccagaggaaagaggccgagacataggctgaggcagaagcaggctgtctgcagggagccagaagtaGGATGCAagtccaggaccctgggatcacaacctgagctaaaggcagaccactgagccacccaggcaggccaagtatgtatttttaagccactaaattttggagTACCCATTacgcagcaatagataactaatgcaCCCCTCAATTATTGTAACCTTGGTCTAAAATGTTGCATGCCTGGGAAGGCAGGCACCATGTAGGAGGACAACCTCTCTGACAACATTCGTGGAGGTACGATCTTCATGCTCAAATCTATCCCATGGACTCATGTGAAATGGTATCATTGCTCTGAGTAGTCTCCAGGAGGTGAGGCCTAGATGACATAGTAACTCATCCCACCCTACAGATAGTTTGGGAGCAGGTGAAAAGACAGTTTGAAGCAAGGTCTAGACTTTCAGGGATTTTTCTCACTTTGTAAAGGCCTGAAGGTTTTCAGAGTaagctttcagttctttttatgAAGAAAACTACATGTTTTAAATACAGGACATCTGAGCAGAGTCAAATAAAGGACCTCAGGATAACACTGAGAGGGCCACTGTCTGGTTCCTTACCAGGGACTGGTGAGCTTGTTGAAGCCCAAAGAGGAACTCGGTAGGAGTTTAACTCGCATCTTCCTTTCCCTGAACACaagcccgagccccagccccaggcccacagCAGCACACAGAGAACACCACTATTTAAAGAAACCTTTATTGAGGAGGATTAATATTATTCGTTGGGCTGAAGTGGTTCTCATCAGAGGACATATTGACATGAAAACTGTGAGGCTTTCTCAACAAGGATggaatgatttctttaaagaaggTCTTCTTCCTGGAAGTGCTGGTGAAGCATTTTCTGCTTGAGTAGAAGAGTCAAATCACTAAACACAGTACTTTCACCAGGGCTGAGGGTGGCCGGAAGGACCTGGCATGCTTGACGCACAGGCTCCccgagggagagagaagaagggggtTTACTCTGGCCCGATAGCTGGTCCTTGAAGATCACAGCTTTCTGGGGATGTCCGGCCCTGTCTCTGTTGCGTTGGATACTTGTAAGACATCCCTGGTCAGCAGCGACAGCATCTTCACTGCAGGTCTTGATACTTGCCTGTTTCTCATGCTGTGGGTCAAGCACTACCTGGGCCTCTAGTTCCTCTTGCTGCTGGCTTACCTCTAAGGCCTCAGATTCATACCTCCATTCCATCTTCTCTTCTAGAATCTTCCCAGTGGTAGTCATGGGCTTGTGAGCTTCAGGAGGCACATCACTCACAGAAGTAGCCACACTTTCAACTAGGCCTTGGTGCTGCACGAAGGCTGACATGAACTTGGCTTTTGGCTGGGGACTTTCCTGccctatcatttttttcttggaacTGAACCACTGAAAACATTGCCTCATCATTTCTCCGAGGTAACGTTCACGAGGAAGCTGTTTCTTCTGTGACGGAGATGGGGAAGCACTGTCTAATTTTGCGTCCTCAACACAGTGGTTCTCTTTTCTGGCTACAGGTGTCCCTACTCCTGAAACCACACCTTTACGTTTTCGTGCTTTGGAACCCTGAGGTCTCACTTTCTCTGCACTATTTGTCTGTGGGAAATTGTTAGGCTGGCACTGACATGAGGTTTGCCTGGAATCCCAGGACTCATGCTGCTGCTCTGTGCTCATCCTCTCATCCTCCAGATGGACATGCAGCATCTGGGAAGCTTCCACGTCCCTGCTGCAGACACTCTGGGACTGAGTCAGTGAGCCCTTGGAAGTCAAGCTATTTGAAGTAATGGCCATGTTCGTGGGATGACCTTGAGCCTGGTTATGCTCCCCGGTGTCCAGTTTGCACTTTAACTCACTAAGGAGCAGGCTTTTAACGTCTGATAGTTCATAATGTTGGGGAACCAGTACATTTGGTGAGGGATATTCATTGGTCAGGGCAGTTTCTACCTTACTCATATTGACATTTATCATTTTGGAGATTCCCAACTCTTCACTGGTTGTCAGGGTGTCACGAGATTGGGATTGAAGAGTACCGAGCTCCTTGGTGTCAGATATACCCCTGGACAAGTTGGACATAGCAAAATGTTCTAAATTCTTCTCCAACATCACTTTGCCCTCAACTGTTTCTACTCTGTCGCTGGAACTCAGGTCTTCATCCTTTGGCTCATGTCCAGCCCCAGCTTGCCTCATGGACAACTCTGGGCCACATGTGTTGTCTGATGTAGTCTCACTGGGTCTCACTTGAACTTTGATGTTGTGTGTAAGGGATTGAAAATTATGGCTGCCACCCTCGGCTGTCTGGATATCCTCTGCAAACTTATGATCAGTGTCCGAGTGTGATCCCTTCAGGACCCCCTGTCCTTCACTGCCTACAGATGGCATAGCAGGGAGAGGACGATCAAGGGTGAGGGCTGAATTTGTTGTTCTCACCCTGTCTCCAAAAATAGGTTTAGAGATTCCCTCAAGGGCTTTAGAAACCTCAGCTTTGGAATCCACCCCAGAAATAAGCATGGCTGAGGAGGAAAAGGCACTTTGGGGAACAGGCCATGTTTTGGCTTTCCTCAACATATCTATGGATTTTATGGATTTAAGAACCCTGAGAGGTAGACCCCACCTCTGACTCATGCGAAATCTTATAATATGGGTCTCTAGCATCTGTCGCATTCTGGGATCAAGAAAAGGAAGCTCTAGAGGGGTAATCTGGCAATAAGCTGTATTCATCATTGTcttttttgaatttgtgttttctgtCTCAGTCTGAAAACTCCCAGAAAAAGGCAATGTATTGTCATCAGCCAGCCATGAATAGCACACACCTATAGGAATCCTCCCTGCAGTGATCTGCCAAAATTTCCTGCTCATATGTAATCTAAGGATGTTTTTCGTGTGATTCTGGTCTGTGTCTATTGTTGAGACATTTAATAATTCATTCCCTGAGTGATTCCTTGAATGACACCTACAGTTACTTTTTGTCTCCAGGGCAGCCCTCGGACCCTTCCCTAGATAGCATTCTGAGACCCTATGTGGGCTGTCTTCTGGGCTCTTCTCTAGGATATACCCAAGATTCCTCCTCAGGTCCTTCCTTAGCGGGAACTTTGTTGGGAGCCTCTCATGGAAACTTCTTGGGAGACTACATTCAGTCTTTGCTAGATCCTTGCTACTATAGGCCTGAAGCTCAGAGAATTGTGAGTGAACATGTCTGCCCTTTTGCTGAGACATTACTGTTAGTTTACACTGAGGCCCCATCAGTGCTAGAGACTCTAGATTTCTACAGGCGTGGAGGCACCAGCGTGGGATTACCTTCCTTGGCCTTTGTAACTCCAGGGTCTTCTGGGGCTCACAGGCGATATGAAAATGGCCAGGAGGGATTGAGACTGGGACATAGGCATGGGGTGACCAGCTAACCAATGGAAAGTTGGGAGCTTGAGGAAAAATGATTTCTGGGGGGTTTTGGAACACAGGGACTAAACCCCACAGGCTTTCCTGTTGCTTCTGCAACACGTACCATTCCAGGTGTTGATTTTCAGTCAAGATATGAGAGTCTGACTCATTATTGGATCGATGGAAAGATACCCCACAGTCCCTTATCTGGGCTGAAGAAGAAGATGGTAGGATTGGGAGGTGGGATTGAAAGTGGGCCTGGGGGTTCACCTGAGTGTAAGGGAAGGGTTGGGATTGGGACAGGGATTGAAGCAAGGCTGGGGGATGTACACTGGGCAGAAGAATGGGATGGGAATGAGGAAGTGGTGGAGAATCTTGTTCCCGCATTTCGACTGTAGAGGTATTATGAATTCCATTGAATAAGACAAAGTGAGACTCTAGTGGGGAAGTACTACTAGAAACCAGGAGAGTGGCTACTAAGGACTCACTGTGCAAAGAGGGAAGACCCCAGAAGAGCTGGCTGTATTTCTGATGCAAGTTTCCTCCCAGAGACTTGACATAGAGGAGCTGCTGACAAAAAGGCAGCTGCTCTGGTCTGCCTTCAGAGTTCCAGCCAGTTTTGGGGGCTGTAGTGACCTGCACATCATGTGGCTGCAAAGAATTCCCTAAAGATGTCCATTGGTATTCTGAACACATGTGTTTGGAAAATGgtccctcctctctttttttcttctctgaaatctgGCAGGCCATTCTCCTTTTCATTTGTGTCTCTAAGAATTCCTGGAAGTTAGGGCCAGGGAAAGAAAATCCACTGGCCTGCTTTGGCTTGACGGCAGAGTCTCTCCAGAGATAGGTTTCTGTTAGATGGTTTTGCTCTTGCTGAAAATCAGAGTGTGAGATGTTGGGGAAGAACATGTTGTTGGCATGAGCCTGCCAACAGGAGAATTCTGAAATGGACGGTTTTGGACGGTCACTACTTCTGATTGTTGGGACACAGGTGGACAACCCGCCAGGGCTATCTGGAAACACATTCTCAGGAACAGGCTTCAGTGAGACAGGAATTGATTTAGATTGAGTCACAGCTAAAGTGCAGTCTGGCGGTGGTGAAACAGACAGGGTTTGTGGTGCATGAAGACAAGAGAATGAATCAATGGGATTCATTTTCTGGGACAGATTTGGTAAGAGGTTAATATCTTGCGAAATGGTGGAGTCAAAAGGGGAGATGGTATTCAGAGGTAAAGTGGCCTCTGGTTGGACAATAAGATCTCCATTCTGAGTGTCATGTggtaggagagagggaaaggcaaaaGGTTGGGGTGAAGTGGAATGGTCTGCTAGGAATTCAGATTCCAAGGCTTTTGGCTCTAGGGGCAGAGAATGATTGGGTGGTGAGGGTAAGAAAAAGTGAGCTAACGGGATCATTGGGCTAGGTGAGAAGACAGCAGGGGGTTTTGGGGAAAGTTCAGGCAAAGGGGCAGACACTAGGTCTCCTGGAGGGACAGGAGTGAATGACGAGTCAATCACAGGAGCTGTGGAATCCAAGGGGATCACAGAGGGAGTAGCATCTTCCAGGGCATCTGGGAACAGCAGACGATTGACCTCAGCAGTTGTGCTATTACACACCTCACAGGAGGGGTCTGGACATAACAGATGACGAAAGTGGGTGGTATCATGATGCCGGCCTAGGGGGCTGCAAGAGACAGGAGGTACAAAGCTACAGCCAAGACCAGGACGAACATGTGTGACCATGGTACGTCTGGCAAAGATAGGGTCCCCCCCTCTTCCCCAAGTTTTTCACATTCTAACTCCCAGGATTCTCCATCCCTTGTCAATCCCAGGCTTCCCTGAGGCCCCAGAATTTCATAGACTCTGAGAAAAACAGGGGTACTGGAAAGAAATTAATGTTTAGTCACCTCTGCAGAAGAGAAAGCACCTTTCTTGCCGCCTCTACTTCGCTCTGACAAGTTCTCCACCCTGGGAAACCAGgagaatgataaaaatagaagCAAGAGATCTTTTAAAAGATGGAATAGTGTCCTTTAAGGCTTATCCTTGGTAGAGTGGACTTGGAGAGCTCCAAGGATGAGGATATAAGATCACATGgtcatgataataataataacaagacTCCTATTGTTTTATCACTCAGAGTGGGCTTTTGCATGTATTATCCCATGTGATACTGAAAACCATCCTATGAGGAACATAGGTCAGTGGTTACCTGTAAGAGGAATCTGAGTATCCATGATGTCAGAGGTCTTTCACAAAGTCAGGAGCCAGAACTTCTGACTCTTGACATCTCACACGGCCACCTGTTGGGCCACACACATTGCCCAGGACCACCATTACTTCATGCCCAGGGATGGTCAGAGCAAGGAACCTGGGAAGGGTCTTGggctctgcctgcctctccatgAGCCTCTCTCCTGAGGCCTCTGTTTTCTGAGACGGGACTGTATCTATCAGCCAACATGCTCAGAGATCATGGACCTGGCCCCTCACGGAAAGGACAGGAAGGGTCACCCTTGGAGAGCTCAGGTGGGATAGGCAGAACCTTACCTTTCAGTGGCcggcctttcctcctcctcttggtTCTTCCCTGACgctagaacaaaaataaaagaatgaagggtTGGGGCTCCTCTCTCTGACTGTTCTCTCAGAAGTGGAGACATTATTATCCAAAAACAGTAGGACtctattttaattaatagaaCTTTGTATgctttttgattgatttttaaaggcgataaaaattttttcaatatttacatCTTTCAAAAACACAAAGGAGGATACTGTGGGGCCCACAGCTGATATTCTCAGTCCGAAGTCCTTTGTTCAATGCGGACCTAGAACCTGAAGACGGAAGGCACGTCTGTGCTCCCTCAGCCAGGACCCTGTATCTTAGGACATAGCTCTGACCACAGTCTCTTCTCAGAGGCTCAGTGCTGTGCTACTGATTGCCCAACACAAAGGAAGACTTGGCCGAGTGATACCTTACATGGGAATGTGACTCATGATCAGGTGCTAGGGAATTTGTTCTCTCATACGGATTCTATACTCTCTAAATAACCCAATCCCGCTCCAGAGATTCCCAGAGTGTGGGATTTTACCCAAGACCAGCCAACGTATCAGAAAGCCTGTGACTTCCAAGTAGAAACCTAGGTCCTTCCTGAAAACTTAGTGCTGCCAGATCTCTTTTCCTAGAGGAGTGAATGTCCTTTCTTTCCTTAGACTTCCCACTCTTGGTATATCTCTGATTCTACCAAACTCATTTAGAAAAGTGGCAAGAGGAATAGGAAAACAAAGACTCGTTTCCTGGAGGACAACTTGTGGTTCCAGCTCTAACATTTAAAAACCTGAAAGCCATCACTTCAGTCTTTGAAAGGAGCCAAAAGCTTACAAACTGAAATCAGTGATTTTTCTTGGAGCCATTTGTGGCATACCACTGCCCCTTTTCTGCCCACTGCAGAAAATCGTATTTAAGATTAACTTACCTGGAACAGAAGCTAGTGGCTCAGCACTGCTCTCATAGTAGGAACCCTTACATAGACACTTTTTATGGAGGGTATTACAAGGAAGCCCACCTGGTTCTCACAGGAAAGACTTACCAATATGTTCAGTTCTCTGCCAGGAGAGTATAGGGTTTGAGAGAAAAGTAACCATTTTGAACACTGTGAAATAATCCCACAGTGTCCTCCATAATGGAATGCCTACACAGCGGCGGAAAAGACTACAGGAGCCAAATGCCACGTGGGAGAACATAAATTACCCGTCTACAGCAGCCCCTTCTAGGACTCCTGTCTCATCTATGAAGTgggacaaaacaaaaccaaaaaccttcaAAACAATTGTGACCACCGAAATTCAGGGACATAAGCCCATTAAAAGACTGATGTTTAATTATATTCCCTCCCCAGCACCTCACCACAGTATTCACTGGGCTCCAGGGTAGTAACAGGATCGCAGCTCAAAAGAGCTACAAAGTATAGGCTCTATTTCTGGAGATTAAGGGGAACGTAAAGACACTAGGagagacaaaaacaaggacaCTACTGGAAATCGAAGCTTCTGACATGTATACTTTCAATAATATTAAACACAGCCCAACACCTAGCCAGATTAACATACGACTTCACAGTAAAGGTCTGTTTTCTTCCATTCCTATTGCCCAATACATCATCTTTGGTTTTCAAAGAGCAATTACAGGCCATGCTAAAAGGCAAGATAAAGCAATCTCAATAGAAAAACCAAGCATCAGGTGTACATTCAGATATGACACGGATTTCAGAATTCTCATGCATGGCATCTAAAATAACCATGATTATTATCTGAAGGTCTCTAATGTAAAAACTAGACAACACACAAAAACAACTGAAGGatgtaagcagagggaggggaaccCTGaggaaaaaatcaaatggaaatattaaaaccAAAAGCACTATGATAAATGAGGAATGCCTTTGATCGACTCATCTGTAGGTTGCATATGGTCAAGGAAAGAATGGGTGAGTTTACATAGATGTCACTAGAAATTACCACACTGAAATTCAAAGAGAAGAATAAGTTTTGGAATGCTAAAGTCTAAGATATCAGAGGACTGTGTTTCAAAATGtataacaaccaccaccaccaccaacaaaacaaaatgtataacatatatgtaattggaataccagaaggagaagaaagaacagaaaaaatgtttgaagtaaTAATGGCCAAGgactttccaaaattaatgacagattAACTATACTTTTGGAAGTTGAGAGTACAGCAATCaggaaaatgctaaaaaaaatctattcctgGACATATCATATTCAAATgtaagggggagggagaaaattttggaagaaggcagagggaaagaaaaccccATTTGTGGAGGAAAGAATATAAGAATTATGACCTATTATCATAAATCATGCAAGTAAGAGATTGGAGTGAAATAGtgttgatagaaaaaaaaaacagcaatcaAAAATTTTATATCTAGTGAAATTATCGtgcaaaagtgaaagagaaataaaaccaggGAATTCATTAGCCAGAGACCTGTGTGCAATacatgttaaaagaagttcttcgggtagaaggaaaataacacagatctacaaagaagaaaaggagaaaaggaaggaatgcagataaaatgaaaattttttcgTCTTCTGAATTgacctaataat harbors:
- the LOC102155844 gene encoding spermatogenesis-associated protein 31D3-like isoform X13, which codes for MLPGRSGEDTETSRCFKKRQGRTKRRRKGRPLKGWRTCQSEVEAARKVLSLLQSPLGRHHDTTHFRHLLCPDPSCEVCNSTTAEVNRLLFPDALEDATPSVIPLDSTAPVIDSSFTPVPPGDLVSAPLPELSPKPPAVFSPSPMIPLAHFFLPSPPNHSLPLEPKALESEFLADHSTSPQPFAFPSLLPHDTQNGDLIVQPEATLPLNTISPFDSTISQDINLLPNLSQKMNPIDSFSCLHAPQTLSVSPPPDCTLAVTQSKSIPVSLKPVPENVFPDSPGGLSTCVPTIRSSDRPKPSISEFSCWQAHANNMFFPNISHSDFQQEQNHLTETYLWRDSAVKPKQASGFSFPGPNFQEFLETQMKRRMACQISEKKKREEGPFSKHMCSEYQWTSLGNSLQPHDVQVTTAPKTGWNSEGRPEQLPFCQQLLYVKSLGGNLHQKYSQLFWGLPSLHSESLVATLLVSSSTSPLESHFVLFNGIHNTSTVEMREQDSPPLPHSHPILLPSVHPPALLQSLSQSQPFPYTQVNPQAHFQSHLPILPSSSSAQIRDCGVSFHRSNNESDSHILTENQHLEWYVLQKQQESLWGLVPVFQNPPEIIFPQAPNFPLVSWSPHAYVPVSIPPGHFHIACEPQKTLELQRPRKVIPRWCLHACRNLESLALMGPQCKLTVMSQQKGRHVHSQFSELQAYSSKDLAKTECSLPRSFHERLPTKFPLRKDLRRNLGYILEKSPEDSPHRVSECYLGKGPRAALETKSNCRCHSRNHSGNELLNVSTIDTDQNHTKNILRLHMSRKFWQITAGRIPIGVCYSWLADDNTLPFSGSFQTETENTNSKKTMMNTAYCQITPLELPFLDPRMRQMLETHIIRFRMSQRWGLPLRVLKSIKSIDMLRKAKTWPVPQSAFSSSAMLISGVDSKAEVSKALEGISKPIFGDRVRTTNSALTLDRPLPAMPSVGSEGQGVLKGSHSDTDHKFAEDIQTAEGGSHNFQSLTHNIKVQVRPSETTSDNTCGPELSMRQAGAGHEPKDEDLSSSDRVETVEGKVMLEKNLEHFAMSNLSRGISDTKELGTLQSQSRDTLTTSEELGISKMINVNMSKVETALTNEYPSPNVLVPQHYELSDVKSLLLSELKCKLDTGEHNQAQGHPTNMAITSNSLTSKGSLTQSQSVCSRDVEASQMLHVHLEDERMSTEQQHESWDSRQTSCQCQPNNFPQTNSAEKVRPQGSKARKRKGVVSGVGTPVARKENHCVEDAKLDSASPSPSQKKQLPRERYLGEMMRQCFQWFSSKKKMIGQESPQPKAKFMSAFVQHQGLVESVATSVSDVPPEAHKPMTTTGKILEEKMEWRYESEALEVSQQQEELEAQVVLDPQHEKQASIKTCSEDAVAADQGCLTSIQRNRDRAGHPQKAVIFKDQLSGQSKPPSSLSLGEPVRQACQVLPATLSPGESTVFSDLTLLLKQKMLHQHFQEEDLL
- the LOC102155844 gene encoding spermatogenesis-associated protein 31D3-like isoform X11; the protein is MSSLIEGLLTENISCGPHKVVLSIIQGSGQSQEEEERRATERLQMLPGRSGEDTETSRCFKKRQGRTKRRRKGRPLKGWRTCQSEVEAARKVLSLLQSPLGRHHDTTHFRHLLCPDPSCEVCNSTTAEVNRLLFPDALEDATPSVIPLDSTAPVIDSSFTPVPPGDLVSAPLPELSPKPPAVFSPSPMIPLAHFFLPSPPNHSLPLEPKALESEFLADHSTSPQPFAFPSLLPHDTQNGDLIVQPEATLPLNTISPFDSTISQDINLLPNLSQKMNPIDSFSCLHAPQTLSVSPPPDCTLAVTQSKSIPVSLKPVPENVFPDSPGGLSTCVPTIRSSDRPKPSISEFSCWQAHANNMFFPNISHSDFQQEQNHLTETYLWRDSAVKPKQASGFSFPGPNFQEFLETQMKRRMACQISEKKKREEGPFSKHMCSEYQWTSLGNSLQPHDVQVTTAPKTGWNSEGRPEQLPFCQQLLYVKSLGGNLHQKYSQLFWGLPSLHSESLVATLLVSSSTSPLESHFVLFNGIHNTSTVEMREQDSPPLPHSHPILLPSVHPPALLQSLSQSQPFPYTQVNPQAHFQSHLPILPSSSSAQIRDCGVSFHRSNNESDSHILTENQHLEWYVLQKQQESLWGLVPVFQNPPEIIFPQAPNFPLVSWSPHAYVPVSIPPGHFHIACEPQKTLELQRPRKVIPRWCLHACRNLESLALMGPQCKLTVMSQQKGRHVHSQFSELQAYSSKDLAKTECSLPRSFHERLPTKFPLRKDLRRNLGYILEKSPEDSPHRVSECYLGKGPRAALETKSNCRCHSRNHSGNELLNVSTIDTDQNHTKNILRLHMSRKFWQITAGRIPIGVCYSWLADDNTLPFSGSFQTETENTNSKKTMMNTAYCQITPLELPFLDPRMRQMLETHIIRFRMSQRWGLPLRVLKSIKSIDMLRKAKTWPVPQSAFSSSAMLISGVDSKAEVSKALEGISKPIFGDRVRTTNSALTLDRPLPAMPSVGSEGQGVLKGSHSDTDHKFAEDIQTAEGGSHNFQSLTHNIKVQVRPSETTSDNTCGPELSMRQAGAGHEPKDEDLSSSDRVETVEGKVMLEKNLEHFAMSNLSRGISDTKELGTLQSQSRDTLTTSEELGISKMINVNMSKVETALTNEYPSPNVLVPQHYELSDVKSLLLSELKCKLDTGEHNQAQGHPTNMAITSNSLTSKGSLTQSQSVCSRDVEASQMLHVHLEDERMSTEQQHESWDSRQTSCQCQPNNFPQTNSAEKVRPQGSKARKRKGVVSGVGTPVARKENHCVEDAKLDSASPSPSQKKQLPRERYLGEMMRQCFQWFSSKKKMIGQESPQPKAKFMSAFVQHQGLVESVATSVSDVPPEAHKPMTTTGKILEEKMEWRYESEALEVSQQQEELEAQVVLDPQHEKQASIKTCSEDAVAADQGCLTSIQRNRDRAGHPQKAVIFKDQLSGQSKPPSSLSLGEPVRQACQVLPATLSPGESTVFSDLTLLLKQKMLHQHFQEEDLL
- the LOC102155844 gene encoding uncharacterized protein LOC102155844 isoform X14, coding for MSSLIEGLLTENISCGPHKVVLSIIQGSGQSQEEEERRATERLQMLPGRSGEDTETSRCFKKRQGRTKRRRKGRPLKGWRTCQSEVEAARKVLSLLQSPLGRHHDTTHFRHLLCPDPSCEVCNSTTAEVNRLLFPDALEDATPSVIPLDSTAPVIDSSFTPVPPGDLVSAPLPELSPKPPAVFSPSPMIPLAHFFLPSPPNHSLPLEPKALESEFLADHSTSPQPFAFPSLLPHDTQNGDLIVQPEATLPLNTISPFDSTISQDINLLPNLSQKMNPIDSFSCLHAPQTLSVSPPPDCTLAVTQSKSIPVSLKPVPENVFPDSPGGLSTCVPTIRSSDRPKPSISEFSCWQAHANNMFFPNISHSDFQQEQNHLTETYLWRDSAVKPKQASGFSFPGPNFQEFLETQMKRRMACQISEKKKREEGPFSKHMCSEYQWTSLGNSLQPHDVQVTTAPKTGWNSEGRPEQLPFCQQLLYVKSLGGNLHQKYSQLFWGLPSLHSSEGQGVLKGSHSDTDHKFAEDIQTAEGGSHNFQSLTHNIKVQVRPSETTSDNTCGPELSMRQAGAGHEPKDEDLSSSDRVETVEGKVMLEKNLEHFAMSNLSRGISDTKELGTLQSQSRDTLTTSEELGISKMINVNMSKVETALTNEYPSPNVLVPQHYELSDVKSLLLSELKCKLDTGEHNQAQGHPTNMAITSNSLTSKGSLTQSQSVCSRDVEASQMLHVHLEDERMSTEQQHESWDSRQTSCQCQPNNFPQTNSAEKVRPQGSKARKRKGVVSGVGTPVARKENHCVEDAKLDSASPSPSQKKQLPRERYLGEMMRQCFQWFSSKKKMIGQESPQPKAKFMSAFVQHQGLVESVATSVSDVPPEAHKPMTTTGKILEEKMEWRYESEALEVSQQQEELEAQVVLDPQHEKQASIKTCSEDAVAADQGCLTSIQRNRDRAGHPQKAVIFKDQLSGQSKPPSSLSLGEPVRQACQVLPATLSPGESTVFSDLTLLLKQKMLHQHFQEEDLL
- the LOC102155844 gene encoding spermatogenesis-associated protein 31D3-like isoform X12 → MADLQISLLGSPVLAFLCGMGLLLLMLCYLKRKLCLPICWKQRNVNQRQGRTKRRRKGRPLKGWRTCQSEVEAARKVLSLLQSPLGRHHDTTHFRHLLCPDPSCEVCNSTTAEVNRLLFPDALEDATPSVIPLDSTAPVIDSSFTPVPPGDLVSAPLPELSPKPPAVFSPSPMIPLAHFFLPSPPNHSLPLEPKALESEFLADHSTSPQPFAFPSLLPHDTQNGDLIVQPEATLPLNTISPFDSTISQDINLLPNLSQKMNPIDSFSCLHAPQTLSVSPPPDCTLAVTQSKSIPVSLKPVPENVFPDSPGGLSTCVPTIRSSDRPKPSISEFSCWQAHANNMFFPNISHSDFQQEQNHLTETYLWRDSAVKPKQASGFSFPGPNFQEFLETQMKRRMACQISEKKKREEGPFSKHMCSEYQWTSLGNSLQPHDVQVTTAPKTGWNSEGRPEQLPFCQQLLYVKSLGGNLHQKYSQLFWGLPSLHSESLVATLLVSSSTSPLESHFVLFNGIHNTSTVEMREQDSPPLPHSHPILLPSVHPPALLQSLSQSQPFPYTQVNPQAHFQSHLPILPSSSSAQIRDCGVSFHRSNNESDSHILTENQHLEWYVLQKQQESLWGLVPVFQNPPEIIFPQAPNFPLVSWSPHAYVPVSIPPGHFHIACEPQKTLELQRPRKVIPRWCLHACRNLESLALMGPQCKLTVMSQQKGRHVHSQFSELQAYSSKDLAKTECSLPRSFHERLPTKFPLRKDLRRNLGYILEKSPEDSPHRVSECYLGKGPRAALETKSNCRCHSRNHSGNELLNVSTIDTDQNHTKNILRLHMSRKFWQITAGRIPIGVCYSWLADDNTLPFSGSFQTETENTNSKKTMMNTAYCQITPLELPFLDPRMRQMLETHIIRFRMSQRWGLPLRVLKSIKSIDMLRKAKTWPVPQSAFSSSAMLISGVDSKAEVSKALEGISKPIFGDRVRTTNSALTLDRPLPAMPSVGSEGQGVLKGSHSDTDHKFAEDIQTAEGGSHNFQSLTHNIKVQVRPSETTSDNTCGPELSMRQAGAGHEPKDEDLSSSDRVETVEGKVMLEKNLEHFAMSNLSRGISDTKELGTLQSQSRDTLTTSEELGISKMINVNMSKVETALTNEYPSPNVLVPQHYELSDVKSLLLSELKCKLDTGEHNQAQGHPTNMAITSNSLTSKGSLTQSQSVCSRDVEASQMLHVHLEDERMSTEQQHESWDSRQTSCQCQPNNFPQTNSAEKVRPQGSKARKRKGVVSGVGTPVARKENHCVEDAKLDSASPSPSQKKQLPRERYLGEMMRQCFQWFSSKKKMIGQESPQPKAKFMSAFVQHQGLVESVATSVSDVPPEAHKPMTTTGKILEEKMEWRYESEALEVSQQQEELEAQVVLDPQHEKQASIKTCSEDAVAADQGCLTSIQRNRDRAGHPQKAVIFKDQLSGQSKPPSSLSLGEPVRQACQVLPATLSPGESTVFSDLTLLLKQKMLHQHFQEEDLL